One genomic segment of Alkalimarinus alittae includes these proteins:
- a CDS encoding SMI1/KNR4 family protein, whose protein sequence is MSNYFKDISTFWKDSDYAREEYINETPSAELVKEIEKELGYKLPDSYVELMQSQNGGIPINTCFPTNEATSWADDHVAIHGILGIGREKTYSLCGEVGSKFMIDEWEYPDIGIYFGDCPSAGHDMFCLDYRACGKNGEPQVVHVDQEDDYKITFLASSFEEFIKGLVNDEAFD, encoded by the coding sequence ATGAGTAATTATTTCAAAGATATATCTACTTTTTGGAAAGATAGTGACTATGCAAGAGAAGAGTATATAAACGAAACGCCAAGTGCTGAATTGGTTAAAGAAATAGAAAAAGAGCTTGGATACAAACTCCCTGATTCTTATGTCGAGTTAATGCAAAGCCAAAATGGCGGTATCCCTATAAATACATGCTTCCCAACAAATGAGGCTACGTCTTGGGCAGATGATCACGTAGCAATTCACGGCATTCTGGGAATAGGTAGAGAGAAAACCTATTCTCTTTGTGGTGAGGTTGGCAGTAAGTTCATGATAGATGAATGGGAATATCCTGATATTGGTATTTACTTCGGCGATTGCCCATCAGCTGGTCATGATATGTTTTGCCTAGACTATAGAGCCTGCGGCAAAAATGGAGAACCACAGGTGGTTCACGTAGATCAAGAAGATGATTATAAAATTACCTTTTTAGCAAGCAGCTTCGAAGAATTCATTAAAGGGTTAGTTAATGATGAGGCCTTCGATTAA
- a CDS encoding TFIIB-type zinc ribbon-containing protein: MQCPKCRNIDLKPTKMEEGLPVMGCPECEGSLLSLLYYRDWAERNEPIEQSDKIDADVTVESDAKTALSCPKCSKLMTKYSISSDHKNRIDLCGFCDEAWLDGSEWKLLKSLELAHKLPKVFTDQWQRNVRGQKMETMKVERLKKLVGESDTAKAVEIRDWLKNHEKKVPIVQFIGSE; this comes from the coding sequence ATGCAGTGCCCAAAATGTAGAAATATAGATTTGAAGCCTACGAAAATGGAAGAAGGGCTTCCCGTTATGGGGTGCCCTGAGTGCGAGGGCTCTTTGCTGTCATTACTCTACTATCGCGATTGGGCGGAAAGAAATGAGCCAATAGAGCAGAGTGATAAAATTGATGCTGATGTAACTGTTGAAAGCGATGCTAAAACAGCACTTTCTTGCCCAAAGTGCAGTAAATTAATGACAAAGTACTCCATATCTAGCGATCACAAAAACCGTATTGACCTCTGTGGTTTCTGTGATGAAGCATGGCTGGACGGTAGTGAATGGAAGCTACTAAAGTCTTTAGAGCTTGCCCATAAGCTTCCAAAGGTTTTTACAGACCAATGGCAAAGAAATGTACGAGGGCAAAAAATGGAAACTATGAAAGTTGAGCGGTTGAAAAAGCTAGTTGGGGAAAGTGATACAGCTAAAGCCGTAGAGATAAGAGATTGGCTTAAAAACCACGAGAAAAAAGTGCCAATTGTTCAGTTCATAGGTTCGGAGTAA